From Dendropsophus ebraccatus isolate aDenEbr1 chromosome 2, aDenEbr1.pat, whole genome shotgun sequence, a single genomic window includes:
- the LOC138784242 gene encoding uncharacterized protein produces the protein MATSASYTTMATSASHTTMATSASHTTMATSASHTTMATSASHTTMATSASHTTMATNASYTIMATSASTIMATSASYTTMATSASYTTMATSASTIMATSASYTTMATSASTIMATSASYTTMATSASYATMVTSASYATMVTSASYTTMATSASHTTMATSASYTTLATSATHTTMATNASYTIMATSASTIMATSASYTTMATSASYTTMATSASYTTMATSASYTTMATSASYTTMATSAFYTTMATSASHTTMATSASHITMATSASHTTMATSASHTTMATSASYTTMVTSASYITMVTSASYTTMVTSASYTTIVTSASYTTMAASASTTVATSASTTTNMSASASTTMATSATTTMATRASTTMATSISTTTMAISTPTLVTSAPTTTMAISVAASTTMAINALTSTTTMDTSASTTINMATSTLTIVTSAPTTNIANSAHTTTTMDTSAHTTTMATSAPTTITMAISAHTTTTMDTSASTISTSSNTTTTTDEKNHCFKF, from the coding sequence ATGGCTACCAGTGCCTCCTACACCACCATGGCTACCAGTGCCTCCCACACCACCATGGCTACCAGTGCCTCCCACACCACCATGGCTACCAGTGCCTCCCACACCACCATGGCTACCAGTGCCTCCCACACCACTATGGCTACCAGTGCCTCCCACACCACCATGGCTACCAATGCCTCCTACACCATCATGGCTACCAGTGCCTCCACCATCATGGCTACCAGTGCCTCTTACACCACCATGGCTACCAGTGCCTCCTACACCACCATGGCTACCAGTGCCTCCACCATCATGGCTACCAGTGCCTCCTACACCACTATGGCTACCAGTGCCTCCACCATCATGGCTACCAGTGCCTCCTACACCACCATGGCTACCAGTGCCTCCTACGCCACCATGGTTACCAGTGCCTCCTACGCCACCATGGTTACCAGTGCCTCCTACACCACCATGGCTACCAGTGCCTCCCACACCACCATGGCTACCAGTGCCTCCTACACCACCCTGGCTACTAGTGCCACCCACACCACCATGGCTACCAATGCCTCCTACACCATCATGGCTACCAGTGCCTCCACCATCATGGCTACCAGTGCCTCTTACACCACCATGGCTACCAGTGCCTCCTACACCACCATGGCTACCAGTGCCTCCTACACCACCATGGCTACCAGTGCCTCCTACACCACCATGGCTACCAGTGCCTCCTACACCACCATGGCTACCAGTGCCTTCTACACCACCATGGCTACCAGTGCCTCCCACACCACCATGGCTACCAGTGCCTCCCACATCACGATGGCTACCAGTGCCTCCCACACCACCATGGCTACCAGTGCCTCCCACACCACCATGGCTACCAGTGCCTCCTACACCACCATGGTTACTAGTGCCTCCTACATCACCATGGTTACCAGTGCCTCCTACACCACCATGGTTACCAGTGCCTCCTACACCACCATAGTTACCAGTGCCTCCTACACCACCATGGCGGCCAGTGCCTCCACCACCGTGGCTACCagtgcctccaccaccaccaacatgTCTGCCAGTGCCTCCACCACCATGGCTACCAGTGCCACCACCACCATGGCTACCAGAGCCTCCACTACCATGGCTACCAGTATCTCTACCACCACCATGGCTATCAGTACCCCTACCCTGGTTACCAGTGCCCCTACCACCACCATGGCTATTAGTGTCGCTGCCAGCACCACCATGGCTATCAATGCCCttaccagcaccaccaccatgGATACCAGTGCCTCTACCACTATCAACATGGCTACCAGTACCCTCACCATAGTTACCAGTGCCCCTACCACCAACATCGCTAACAGTGCTCATACCACCACTACAATGGATACCAGTGCTCATACCACCACCATGGCTACTAGTGCCCCTACCACTATCACCATGGCTATTAGTGCTCATACCACCACTACAATGGATACCAGTGCCTCCACAATTTCTACCAGTTCCAATACTACCACCACAACAGATGAGAAAAATCATTGTTTTAAATTTTGA